Proteins encoded together in one Camelina sativa cultivar DH55 chromosome 9, Cs, whole genome shotgun sequence window:
- the LOC104710909 gene encoding uncharacterized protein LOC104710909 isoform X2, whose translation MGSYTVWSCLKHIPQRLAGVAMVAPVVNYRWPSIPKSLMQKDYRREVAKWSLWIAKYFPGLLHWLVTQNMFSTTSMLEKNPVYFNDQDIEVLKHTKGFPMLTKEKLREHGVFETLRSDFLVAFDEWDFDPADLPNPFLSEPKNISSSVQIWQGYEDKVIPFQLQRCLCRKLPWIRYHEVPKGGHLIVHYDGVCDAILKSLLLGEDLPMYKPKTVIIEPV comes from the exons ATGGGTTCGTACACTGTTTGGAGTTGCCTTAAACACATTCCTCAAAG GCTAGCAGGAGTGGCAATGGTGGCTCCGGTGGTGAATTATAGATGGCCGTCGATTCCAAAGAGTCTGATGCAAAAAGACTACAGAAGAGAAGTGGCGAAATGGTCACTTTGGATCGCAAAGTATTTTCCGGGACTTCTACATTGGTTAGTGACTCAGAACATGTTCTCTACAACTTCGATGCTAGAGAAAAACCCTGTTTACTTCAATGACCAAGACATCGAAGTCCTCAAGCACACCAAAGGCTTCCCAATGCTCACGAAG GAGAAGTTACGAGAACATGGCGTCTTCGAAACGCTAAGAAGCGATTTTTTGGTAGCCTTCGACGAGTGGGACTTCGACCCGGCAGACCTACCCAACCCGTTTTTGTCTGAACCCAAAAATATCTCATCTTCTGTTCAAATATGGCAAGGCTACGAAGACAAAGTGATACCGTTTCAGCTGCAAAGATGTTTGTGCCGCAAGCTACCATGGATTAGGTACCATGAGGTCCCTAAAGGAGGCCACCTGATCGTGCACTACGATGGAGTCTGCGATGCGATTTTAAAATCACTTCTTTTAGGAGAAGATCTCCCAATGTACAAACCAAAAACTGTGATTATTGAGCCAGTTTAG
- the LOC104710908 gene encoding uncharacterized protein LOC104710908 isoform X1 — protein sequence MTSSLILSISSHSRCLPMSSVDFLRLRPPRAPPPEPLSPLTPPEPPDPPDPQICFSFGESLVQPLNLSSFRACDLFIVPLSSTPGFPSPTDALTLLHQMFPQFPFPKFPLVWRGLDDQDLSVLQGSSSRLMVIMDAIYQETAEIVLVCWSLMFSSYDLYLIYPLLSHLLMVFFGFCCLYFLCFGCISSLVRG from the exons ATGACTTCTTCCTTGATTCTGTCGATTTCGAGCCACTCTCGCTGCTTACCGATGTCTTCGGTTGATTTCCTCCGCTTGAGGCCCCCTCGTGCACCACCGCCGGAGCCTCTTTCTCCGCTGACTCCACCGGAACCACCGGATCCACCGGACCCTCAGATCTGCTTCTCCTTTGGTGAATCTCTTGTCCAGCCGCTGAATCTCTCCTCCTTCAGAGCGTGTGACTTGTTCATCGTCCCTCTCTCCTCCACACCGGGCTTTCCGTCGCCGACTGATGCCCTCACCTTACTTCACCAGATGTTCCCTCAG TTTCCTTTCCCAAAATTCCCTCTTGTTTGGAGGGGTTTGGATGATCAAGACTTGTCGGTATTGCAAGGTTCTTCCTCCCGACTGATGGTTATTATGGATGCGATCTATCAAGAAACTGCTGAGATTGTACTTGTTTGTTGGTCTCTTATGTTCTCTTCCTATGATTTGTATCTTATCTATCCTTTGCTTAGCCatcttttgatggttttctTTGGCTTTTGTTGCCTTTATTTCCTTTGTTTTGGATGTATTTCCTCTCTTGTTAGAGGTTGA
- the LOC104710907 gene encoding ABSCISIC ACID-INSENSITIVE 5-like protein 1 isoform X2, whose amino-acid sequence MLTISRFLGVQTMSAVFETETSIFHMYNHDLPQTQMQTFVQEPVEEAPVARQNSILSLTLDEIQMKSGKSFGAMNMDEFLANLWTTVEENDNNGGGGGGSVAHHGEKPAVLPRQGSLSLPVPLCKKTVDEVWLEIQNGVQQHHRSSTSRQNSDEDIRRQQTLGEITLEDFLVKAGVVQEPLKTTMRMSSADFDYNNPEFGVGLHCQNQNNYADNRSVYKENRPYYSVLGDSSSCMTGNGRISNNQYITGLDAFRIKKRIIDGPPEVLMERRQRRMIKNRESAARSRARRQAYTVELELEVHNLTEENTKLKETVEENEKKRRQEIINRSKHVTKEKSGDKLRKIRRMASAGW is encoded by the exons ATGTTAACAATTTCAAGATTTCTAGGTGTTCAAACGATGTCTGCTGTTTTTGAAACGGAGACTTCAATCTTCCATATGTACAACCAcgacctcccgcaaacgcaaaTGCAAACGTTTGTTCAAGAACCCGTGGAGGAGGCACCGGTTGCTAGACAAAACTCGATCTTGTCGCTAACTCTTGACGAGATTCAGATGAAAAGCGGCAAGAGCTTCGGGGCGATGAACATGGACGAGTTCCTTGCGAACTTGTGGACGACCGTTGAAGAAAACGACAacaacggaggaggaggaggaggaagtgtGGCTCACCACGGGGAGAAGCCGGCGGTGCTGCCACGGCAAGGTTCGTTGTCCCTCCCGGTTCCTTTGTGCAAGAAGACCGTGGACGAGGTTTGGCTCGAGATACAAAACGGTGTACAACAGCATCACCGTTCGTCAACTTCCCGTCAAAACTCCGACGAAGATATCCGCCGGCAACAAACCCTTGGTGAGATCACTCTCGAGGATTTTCTTGTTAAGGCTGGTGTTGTACAAGAACCATTGAAGACAACCATGAGGATGTCCAGTGCtgattttgattataataaCCCGGAGTTTGGAGTCGGTTTACATTGTCAGAACCAAAACAATTACGCTGATAACCGGTCGGTTTACAAAGAAAACCGGCCGTATTACTCGGTTTTGGGAGACTCTTCAAGCTGTATGACCGGGAATGGGAGGATCAGTAATAATCAGTACATAACCGGTTTAGATGCTTTTAGGATCAAGAAACGGATCATTGACGGTCCACCTGAGGTTTTGATGGAGCGGAGACAACGCCGGATGATCAAAAACCGCGAATCTGCGGCTCGGTCTCGTGCCAGGAGACAA GCTTATACTGTGGAATTGGAGTTGGAAGTGCACAACCTTACCGAAGAAAACACGAAGCTGAAGGAAACTGTG GAggagaatgagaagaaaagaagacaagAG ATAATAAATAGAAGCAAACATGTGACAAAAGAGAAGAGCGGAGACAAATTGAGAAAGATTCGGAGGATGGCTAGCGCCGGGTGGTAG
- the LOC104710907 gene encoding ABSCISIC ACID-INSENSITIVE 5-like protein 1 isoform X1, with product MSAVFETETSIFHMYNHDLPQTQMQTFVQEPVEEAPVARQNSILSLTLDEIQMKSGKSFGAMNMDEFLANLWTTVEENDNNGGGGGGSVAHHGEKPAVLPRQGSLSLPVPLCKKTVDEVWLEIQNGVQQHHRSSTSRQNSDEDIRRQQTLGEITLEDFLVKAGVVQEPLKTTMRMSSADFDYNNPEFGVGLHCQNQNNYADNRSVYKENRPYYSVLGDSSSCMTGNGRISNNQYITGLDAFRIKKRIIDGPPEVLMERRQRRMIKNRESAARSRARRQAYTVELELEVHNLTEENTKLKETVEENEKKRRQEIINRSKHVTKEKSGDKLRKIRRMASAGW from the exons ATGTCTGCTGTTTTTGAAACGGAGACTTCAATCTTCCATATGTACAACCAcgacctcccgcaaacgcaaaTGCAAACGTTTGTTCAAGAACCCGTGGAGGAGGCACCGGTTGCTAGACAAAACTCGATCTTGTCGCTAACTCTTGACGAGATTCAGATGAAAAGCGGCAAGAGCTTCGGGGCGATGAACATGGACGAGTTCCTTGCGAACTTGTGGACGACCGTTGAAGAAAACGACAacaacggaggaggaggaggaggaagtgtGGCTCACCACGGGGAGAAGCCGGCGGTGCTGCCACGGCAAGGTTCGTTGTCCCTCCCGGTTCCTTTGTGCAAGAAGACCGTGGACGAGGTTTGGCTCGAGATACAAAACGGTGTACAACAGCATCACCGTTCGTCAACTTCCCGTCAAAACTCCGACGAAGATATCCGCCGGCAACAAACCCTTGGTGAGATCACTCTCGAGGATTTTCTTGTTAAGGCTGGTGTTGTACAAGAACCATTGAAGACAACCATGAGGATGTCCAGTGCtgattttgattataataaCCCGGAGTTTGGAGTCGGTTTACATTGTCAGAACCAAAACAATTACGCTGATAACCGGTCGGTTTACAAAGAAAACCGGCCGTATTACTCGGTTTTGGGAGACTCTTCAAGCTGTATGACCGGGAATGGGAGGATCAGTAATAATCAGTACATAACCGGTTTAGATGCTTTTAGGATCAAGAAACGGATCATTGACGGTCCACCTGAGGTTTTGATGGAGCGGAGACAACGCCGGATGATCAAAAACCGCGAATCTGCGGCTCGGTCTCGTGCCAGGAGACAA GCTTATACTGTGGAATTGGAGTTGGAAGTGCACAACCTTACCGAAGAAAACACGAAGCTGAAGGAAACTGTG GAggagaatgagaagaaaagaagacaagAG ATAATAAATAGAAGCAAACATGTGACAAAAGAGAAGAGCGGAGACAAATTGAGAAAGATTCGGAGGATGGCTAGCGCCGGGTGGTAG
- the LOC104710909 gene encoding uncharacterized protein LOC104710909 isoform X1, with translation MADHQGRIKLRDGRYLAYKERGVPKDDAKFTIVLVHGFGSSKDMNFNVSQELVNEIGISFVLYDRAGYGESDPNPKRSLKSEAYDVEELADRLQIGSRFYLIGISMGSYTVWSCLKHIPQRLAGVAMVAPVVNYRWPSIPKSLMQKDYRREVAKWSLWIAKYFPGLLHWLVTQNMFSTTSMLEKNPVYFNDQDIEVLKHTKGFPMLTKEKLREHGVFETLRSDFLVAFDEWDFDPADLPNPFLSEPKNISSSVQIWQGYEDKVIPFQLQRCLCRKLPWIRYHEVPKGGHLIVHYDGVCDAILKSLLLGEDLPMYKPKTVIIEPV, from the exons ATGGCGGATCATCAAGGAAGAATCAAACTTCGAGATGGTAGATACTTGGCTTACAAGGAAAGAGGTGTCCCCAAGGATGATGCAAAGTTCACCATCGTTcttgttcatggatttggtaGCTCCAAagatatgaacttcaatgtctCACAA GAGCTTGTGAATGAAATTGGGATATCCTTTGTGTTATACGATCGAGCTGGTTACGGAGAAAGCGACCCAAATCCGAAACGTTCGTTGAAGAGCGAAGCCTACGATGTCGAAGAACTGGCGGATCGGTTACAGATCGGATCCAGGTTTTATTTGATCGGAATCTCAATGGGTTCGTACACTGTTTGGAGTTGCCTTAAACACATTCCTCAAAG GCTAGCAGGAGTGGCAATGGTGGCTCCGGTGGTGAATTATAGATGGCCGTCGATTCCAAAGAGTCTGATGCAAAAAGACTACAGAAGAGAAGTGGCGAAATGGTCACTTTGGATCGCAAAGTATTTTCCGGGACTTCTACATTGGTTAGTGACTCAGAACATGTTCTCTACAACTTCGATGCTAGAGAAAAACCCTGTTTACTTCAATGACCAAGACATCGAAGTCCTCAAGCACACCAAAGGCTTCCCAATGCTCACGAAG GAGAAGTTACGAGAACATGGCGTCTTCGAAACGCTAAGAAGCGATTTTTTGGTAGCCTTCGACGAGTGGGACTTCGACCCGGCAGACCTACCCAACCCGTTTTTGTCTGAACCCAAAAATATCTCATCTTCTGTTCAAATATGGCAAGGCTACGAAGACAAAGTGATACCGTTTCAGCTGCAAAGATGTTTGTGCCGCAAGCTACCATGGATTAGGTACCATGAGGTCCCTAAAGGAGGCCACCTGATCGTGCACTACGATGGAGTCTGCGATGCGATTTTAAAATCACTTCTTTTAGGAGAAGATCTCCCAATGTACAAACCAAAAACTGTGATTATTGAGCCAGTTTAG
- the LOC104710908 gene encoding ENHANCER OF AG-4 protein 2-like isoform X3, with translation MTSSLILSISSHSRCLPMSSVDFLRLRPPRAPPPEPLSPLTPPEPPDPPDPQICFSFGESLVQPLNLSSFRACDLFIVPLSSTPGFPSPTDALTLLHQMFPQW, from the exons ATGACTTCTTCCTTGATTCTGTCGATTTCGAGCCACTCTCGCTGCTTACCGATGTCTTCGGTTGATTTCCTCCGCTTGAGGCCCCCTCGTGCACCACCGCCGGAGCCTCTTTCTCCGCTGACTCCACCGGAACCACCGGATCCACCGGACCCTCAGATCTGCTTCTCCTTTGGTGAATCTCTTGTCCAGCCGCTGAATCTCTCCTCCTTCAGAGCGTGTGACTTGTTCATCGTCCCTCTCTCCTCCACACCGGGCTTTCCGTCGCCGACTGATGCCCTCACCTTACTTCACCAGATGTTCCCTCAG TGGTAG
- the LOC104710908 gene encoding ENHANCER OF AG-4 protein 2-like isoform X2: protein MTSSLILSISSHSRCLPMSSVDFLRLRPPRAPPPEPLSPLTPPEPPDPPDPQICFSFGESLVQPLNLSSFRACDLFIVPLSSTPGFPSPTDALTLLHQMFPQGALC, encoded by the exons ATGACTTCTTCCTTGATTCTGTCGATTTCGAGCCACTCTCGCTGCTTACCGATGTCTTCGGTTGATTTCCTCCGCTTGAGGCCCCCTCGTGCACCACCGCCGGAGCCTCTTTCTCCGCTGACTCCACCGGAACCACCGGATCCACCGGACCCTCAGATCTGCTTCTCCTTTGGTGAATCTCTTGTCCAGCCGCTGAATCTCTCCTCCTTCAGAGCGTGTGACTTGTTCATCGTCCCTCTCTCCTCCACACCGGGCTTTCCGTCGCCGACTGATGCCCTCACCTTACTTCACCAGATGTTCCCTCAG GGAGCATTGTGTTAA
- the LOC104715230 gene encoding putative F-box/LRR-repeat protein 19, with translation MHLCWFARRGWTVDVCKDPLLNSVFDLETWFLTSTETCNRWSFEFSKKVDCMLMSVVERSKGSLKEIRVRHCTDESLLYVADRCPHLEVLWVKHCPNVTDKSMEKIALKCPKIMELDISCSYALSSGCMEMFGKNCKNLQIIKQNFTALSEVSRFESFENYMENLPIIPIGSVDPHAIRCHMQQLKHLELRFLTKTDKALASICKQCPKLEYLDLFGCQNLTMYGVINSTSTLKNLKEIKKPNFRALFF, from the exons ATGCACCTATGTTGGTTTGCAAGACGTGGATGGACCGTGGACGTGTGCAAAGACCCGTTGCTCAACTCGGTATTTGATCTTGAAACTTGGTTTCTAACTTCCACCGAAACATGCAACCGGTGGAGTTTTGAATTTTCGAAAAAAGTCGACTGCATGCTCATGTCTGTTGTTGAACGAAGTAAGGGCAGTCTCAAAGAGATTCGGGTGAGGCACTGCACAGATGAATCTCTCTTGTATGTCGCTGATAG ATGCCCTCATCTTGAGGTACTTTGGGTTAAGCATTGCCCAAATGTTACAGATAAATCAATGGAAAAGATAGCTTTAAAGTGCCCTAAGATCATGGAACTTGATATCAGCTGCTCTTATGCATTATCTTCTGGGTGTATGGAAATGTTTGGTAAGAACTGCAAGAATCTTCagattataaaacaaaattttacggCACTATCCGAGGTCTCGAGGTTCGAGTCTTTTGAAAACTACATGGAGAATCTACCTATCATTCCTatagggagtgttgatcctcATGCGATTAGGTGTCATATGCAACAACTTAAGCACCTGGAACTTCGATTCTTAACAAAAACTGATAAAGCACTTGCTAGTATTTGTAAACAATGTCCAAAACTAGAGTATCTTGACTTGTTCGGGTGTCAAAACTTGACGATGTATGGTGTGATTAACAGTACCTCGACTTTGAAGAATTTGAAGGAAATCAAGAAGCCAAATTTTAGAGCtttattcttttaa